The genomic interval AGGAAGAGGCATTTTGTCTTCTGCTCCTAAAATTTGACCCGTTATAGTTCTGTCTTGGTTGTTGTCAAAAGAAGAATAAGTTGGTGTGGCTGCGTGCAACTGTGTAAATGAACCACAAATCACAAAGCCCACTATCCAAAATAGACTTGCGAAAATTTTCAGATTAATCTGACATTGTCTTAGTTTAGTCATAAATTATTTTTTTAAGTTAATTAATTTGTATCGATTTTCTTTGTTATTAAATCGTTAAACAATGTTAAAAATTATTAGAGAAACAGATTGTAAATTAGTATTCAAAGGACATAAAATATCATCCATTTAATAAATTATACCCTGTTAAATCATTGATATGAGGTTATTATCTCTTTTTTTTGTTAATTATGTAATGGTAATAGTATTTTAACATAATATTATATATGAATGTGTAATCTTTATTTTTACATGTTCTTTTTAGGTCTTTGAAAAGAATGTAAATCTGATTTTTTAATTGTGTTGAAAATTTTAACTTATAGAAGATACAATCTAAAAAGTGTGTTTTACTTAATTAGTTTGTTGGTTTAATTTCAAAATTGAATAAAAATTACTTAGAGAATAAGAATTGTGGAGTTTAAAAAGCATTTAATTATTATATTTTAAGAGATGAATTGATAGTTGTTATTAATGTATGCTGTTAAAAATATAAATATACTTTTATTAAACGTTTTTAGAGAGTTTAAGTGTTAAAAAAAATGATGTTGATTTTAGATTTTAAAGACTAATAAAAGGATTATGCTTTATGTAGTTTGCATTATAAGTTATGCTAAGTTTTTGTTAATGATATTAATATTTTAAAGAAATAATTCTGTTTTTAAGTGTTTTTTTTATTCTGAAAATTATAGTTTTTATAAATTTATTTTTATTTAATAAAGTATTATATCAATTTTTTAAAATTTTAAATATATATTTACACTGTTGCATACCGGAACAGAACAGAATGATTTTAATGTAGTCTTTACACCAAATTTAAATTATTAAAAATGTCTTATAAGAAAATAACTTTTATTGTTTTATTTCTATTAATTATAGTTGGTAGTATTCAGTCTCAAAATAGTAATCCAAATATTTTAGTTTTTTCTAAAACGGCAGCTTTTCGCCATAAATCTATTCCAGCAGGTGTTACACTAATGACCGAGTTGGGGGCTAAAAATAATTGGAATGTTAGCTTTTCAGAAAATTCTAATGATTTTACTGATGAAAATTTAAAAAAATATAACGTGTTGGTATTCTTAAATACAACCGGAAATATTTTTAATGATCTGCAGCAAAAAGTATTTAAAAGATATATAGAAAAAGGTAATGGATTTGTAGGTATTCATGCTGCTTCCGATACGGAAAAAGAATGGGGTTGGTATAATGAAATGGTGGGAGCTACTTTTAAAGATCATCCAAAGGTGCAAAATGCAAGTTTGATGATTGACAAGTCTAGTAATCATCCTGCAGTTAATCACTTAAAAAAAGAAGAAGTTTTTAAAGACGAATGGTATAATTTTATAAACCCTGTTGCAAAATACGTTAATGTATTGGCTTCTTTAGACGAAAGTTCTTATCAAGGAAAAAGAATGCATACAAAAAGACATCCAATAACTTGGTTTCATAATTATGATGGAGGTAGAGTCTTTTATACAGGTTTAGGGCATACAAATGAATCTTATACAGATGTTCGGTTTATAAAAATGATTGAAGGAGGAATTCTTTGGGCAGCAGGTTTAAAACAAATAAAAAAGCCATCTAAAGAATAGTAACATATTTAAATAACAGCATAGAAAAACATGAATAAAAGTATAATTTCACTAACCATTAATCATGAAAGCGATATACCAAAATATCAGCAATTGGTAAATGCTATTAATGATGCTATTGGAGAAAATATATTACAAAAAGGAGATGCTTTACCTTCTGTAAACAAAATTTGCAAAATGAGTAAGCTCTCTAGAGATACCGTTTTTAAAGCGTATTCAATTTTAAAAGAAAATGGTGTTATAGAATCTGTACCTAATAAAGGATATTATGTAGCAAATGAAACTAAAAAAGTTTTATTACTCTTAGATACTTTTAAGGCTTATAAAGAAGTTTTGTACCATTCATTTGTTAATAATTTGCCAGATAATATTATTACAGATGTGCAGTTTCATCATTATAATATAGATAATTTTAAAACAATTTTAAACAATGCAGCCGGAAAATATTATAAGTATGTAGTTATGACTTTTAATAATGATGAGGTACCTTCTGTATTAGCAGACATTGATAATGATAAATTATTGTTGATAGATTGGAGCGTACATTCCAATACTAGTAATAATTATGTTTTTCAAGACTTTGGTAACTCTTTTTATGAAGCTTTAAAAGAAGCAGTAGATGTTTTTAGAAAGTATAAAGAACTGGTTTTTTTATATCCAACCTATACATATCACCCGATAGAAACGATTACTTATTTTAAAAAATATTGTGAATTATTTCAATTTAAATATCAAATAGTTACAGATCCTAATGCTTTCTCTCTCCAAAAAGATGCTGCGTATATAAGCACAAGCGATAGAATGTTAGGTGTTTTTTTAGAACAATGTAAAATCAAAAATTTAGAACCTGGGGTTGATGTAGGTTTTTTATCCTACAATGAAACACCAATGAAAAAATTTATTTATAAAGGAATATCAGTTATTTCAACAGATTTTAAAGAATTAGGAACCAAGGCTGCAGAGTTTGTATTACAAGAAAAACCAATGCAGTATTATGTTCCAACAAAATTAATAATAAGAGAATCATTATAAAATTATGTATTACTTAGGATTAGATATTGGAAGCTCTTCCATAAAAGCTGCATTAGTAGAAATTGCAACCGGTAAAAGCTTGGGAGTTGTACAAGAACCCAAAGAGGAAATGAGCATGTTTGCTCAGAAAAACGGTTGGGCAGAACAGAAACCAAACGATTGGTGGCTACATATTTGTAACGCCATTACAAGTTTGAAAAAGCAATATAACGTTAGCAGAACCCAAATAAAAGGAATTGGTATTTCTTATCAAATGCACGGTTTAGTGTTGGTAGATAAAAAAGGAGAACCACTTCGTAAAAGTATTATTTGGTGCGATAGTAGAGCGGTAGAGATTGGAAACAAGGCTTTTGCTGGAATTGGAACAGAAAAATGTGCTTCACATTTATTAAACTCACCAGCAAACTTTACAGCTTCAAAATTAAAATGGGTAAAAGAAAATGAGCCAGATATTTATAAGAAGATTTATAAATTTATGTTGCCAGGAGATTATGTGGCATATAAATTTTCAAACAAAATAAATACGACAATTTCAGGTTTATCAGAAGGTATCTTTTGGGATTTTAAGAACAATTCCGTAGCAGATTTCCTTTTAGAATATTACGGGATAGACAAATCTTTAGTACCAGATATTGTAGACACCTTCGGAATTCAATCTTTAGTGGATGAAAAAGGAGAGCAAGAAAGCGGTATTGCTGCCGGAACTCCAATTTATTACAGAGCCGGAGATCAACCAAATAATGCACTTTCTTTAAACGTATTTAATCCCGGAGAAGTTGCTGCAACTGGCGGAACATCTGGTGTTGTATATGCGGTTACAGATAATTTATCAGGAAAAGAAAGTACGCGCGTTAACAATTTTGCACACGTAAATTATTCATCAGAAAATAAAAGAATCGGTAAGCTTTTAAATATCAATGGAGCCGGAATTCAGTATCGTTGGTTGCTAAATAATTTGGATGTAAATTCTTATGAAGAGATGAATAATTTGGCTTCAGAAATTCCTGTTGGTTCAGACGGAGTTTGCTTAATTCCTTTTGGTAACGGAGCAGAACGCATGTTGAATAACAAAGAAATTGGTACACGTATCGTAAACATGAATCTAAATAATCATCACAAGGGACACATGTGTAGAGCGGCTTTAGAAGGTATTGCATTCTCTTTTGTATACGGAATAGAAATCTTAAAATCAGACGGAATTAAACTAAGTGTTATTAGAGCAGGAAACGATAATTTATTTCGTTCAGAAATTTTTGCAAATACGGTTGCTACTTTAATTCAACAAGAAATAGAAATTTACAACACCACGGGAGCTATTGGTGCGGCAAGAGCGGCAAACCTTCATACGGGAGATTTTGAGTCATTTAGCAAGGCAATTATGGACAATGATCACGTTATGACTTTTATGCCTTTTAAAGATCAAAAACCATATTTAGAAGCTTATCAAAATTGGAAAAAAGAGTTAGAACTCGTTTTAAATAATCAATAAAAAAAGAAGTTTTTGGGCGTTCCTAAAAAGGTCGGGCTTTTCGTTTCAATCTTTTTATTCGTACCTCATAAAAAGGATTTCCACTGCAATCCCTAACGCGAATGCAGTACATAAAATAACAATTACACGATTAAACAAATAAACACTTAAACAACATACAAATGGCAAATAAAGAATATTTTAAAGGCATCAAAAAAATTCAATTCGAAGGCAAAGAATCAGACAATCCGTTAGCGTTTAAATACTACAATCCAGAGCAAGTGGTTGCAGGAAAAAAAATGAAAGATTGGTTTAAATTTTCAATAGCCTATTGGCATACATTCTGCGGACAAGGAGGAGATCCTTTTGGACCAGGAACACAAAATTTTGCTTGGGATCAATCTTCAGACGCTATTCAAGCAGCAAAAGACAAAGCAGATGCTGCATTTGAATTCATCAACAAAATGGGGTTTGATTATTTCTGTTTTCATGATTATGATTTAGTACAAGAAGGCGCAACATTTGCAGAATCAGAAAAAAGATTAGAGATCATTACAGATTACATTAAAGGAAAACAAGCAGAAAGCGGTGTAAAATTATTATGGGGAACAGCAAACTGTTTTTCTAATCCACGTTACATGAACGGAGCTGCTACAAATCCAGATTTTGATGTAGTTGCAAGAGCAGGTGGTCAAGTAAAATTGGCTTTAGATGCTACTATTAAATTAGGCGGAGAAAACTACGTGTTTTGGGGAGGAAGAGAAGGTTATATGTCTTTATTAAATACAGATATGGGACGTGAATTAGACCACATGGGCCAATTTTTAACCATGGCAAGAGACTATGCAAGAGCGCAAGGGTTTAAAGGAACCTTCTTTATTGAGCCTAAACCAATGGAACCAATGAAACACCAATATGATTTTGATTCGGCTACAGCTATCGGATTCTTAAAAGAATACGGTTTAGATAAAGATTTTAAAATAAACATTGAGGTAAACCATGCAACTCTAGCACAACATACCATGCAACACGAATTGGCTGTTGCAGCTAAAGCAGGAATGTTAGGTAGTATTGATGCAAATAGAGGAGATTACCAAAACGGTTGGGATACAGATCAGTTTCCAAATAACATTCAAGAAACTACAGAAGCGATGTTAGTATTTCTACAAGCAGGTGGTTTACAAGGGGGGGGAGTTAATTTTGATGCAAAAATCAGAAGAAACTCTACAGATTTAGAAGATGTTTTTCATGCGCATGTTGGTGGAGCAGATACGTTTGCTAGAGCGTTACTTACGGCAGATAAAATTTTACAATCATCTTCATATAATTCATTAAGAGAAAAAAGATACAGTTCTTTTGATGGAGGAAAAGGAAAAGATTTTGAAGGTGGTAAATTAGAACTTACAGACTTGTACAAAATTGCGCAAGAAAATGGCGAATTAAGTTTACAAAGCGGTAAACAAGAGTTATTCGAAAACATTATTAATCAATATATATAAAGAGAAAAGACCTTTTAGATTTAAAAATCTAAGAGGTTTTTTTATATACATATTATTTTAAACTACACTTTAGCAGAAGTGGTAGAAACAATTAACTAAAACATATTATGGCAAATTCAACAAATTCAGGATACCTTATAAAACTAACCTTAGTGGCAACTTTGGGAGGTTTATTATTTGGGTATGACACCGGTGTAATTTCTGGAACAGTAGGTTCTTTAGATAGTTTTTTTGTAATCCCCAAAGGGATGTCAGAAACAGCCGCAAGTGCTTTTAAAGGATTTTTAGTTTCAAGTGCATTAATAGGCTGTATTATTGGTGGTCTGTTTGGAGGAGTTATCAGTAAAAAATTAGGAAGAAAAAAAGGGTTGATTTTAGCAGCTGTTTTGTTTTTAATATCCGCATTAGGTTCTGCAATGCCAGAAATGTTTATAGCGCCTATTGGTGAATTAGATCATACGTTTTCAACCGTTTTTATTGTGTATAGAATTATTGGAGGCATTGGAGTAGGTTTAGCATCTATGTTGTCTCCGTTATACATAGCGGAAATTGCACCCGCAGGTAGTAGAGGTAAATTAGTGTCATTTAATCAACTAGCTATTGTTGGTGGTTTTATGGTGGTTTATTTTGTAAACTACTTTATTTCAAGAGGTGGAGGTTCTGATGCATGGCTAAATGAAATTGGATGGAGATGGATGTTTGCATCAGAAGTAATTCCTGCAGGTTTATTTTTAGGGCTTTTATTCTTTGTACCAGACACACCACGTTCTTTAGTGTTGCGTAACAAACCAGAAGAAGCGTTAGAGGTATTAGTAAAAGTAAATGGAGAAAAAGAGGGGGTTAAAATTTTAGCAGAGATACAAGATTCGATGAATGATACATCATCAGGAAGCTTGTTGTCTTTTGGATGGTTAGTTATTATAATAGGAGTTTTGTTATCTATATTTCAACAATTTGTAGGTATTAATGTCGTGTTGTACTACGCTCCAGAAATTTTTAAAACTATTTCAACGGGTACAGATAGTGCGTTATTAATGACCATTATAGTAGGTGTTGTAAACTTCTTATTTACCATTGTAGCGGTAAAAACTGTAGATAAATACGGTAGAAAACCACTAATGATTATTGGAGCTTTAGGTATGGCGATAGCCATGTTATCATTAGGTTTTGTTTTTTATTCAGGTGCAACTGGTTATTTAGCATTGTTTTGTATGATGTTGTATGTAGCAAGTTTTGCAATGAGTTGGGGACCGGTTACTTGGGTGTTATTAGCAGAAATTTTTCCAAATAAAATTAGAGGAAAAGCTTTAGCAATAGCAGTTGCTGCGCAATGGGTTTC from Polaribacter sejongensis carries:
- a CDS encoding ThuA domain-containing protein is translated as MSYKKITFIVLFLLIIVGSIQSQNSNPNILVFSKTAAFRHKSIPAGVTLMTELGAKNNWNVSFSENSNDFTDENLKKYNVLVFLNTTGNIFNDLQQKVFKRYIEKGNGFVGIHAASDTEKEWGWYNEMVGATFKDHPKVQNASLMIDKSSNHPAVNHLKKEEVFKDEWYNFINPVAKYVNVLASLDESSYQGKRMHTKRHPITWFHNYDGGRVFYTGLGHTNESYTDVRFIKMIEGGILWAAGLKQIKKPSKE
- a CDS encoding GntR family transcriptional regulator, producing MNKSIISLTINHESDIPKYQQLVNAINDAIGENILQKGDALPSVNKICKMSKLSRDTVFKAYSILKENGVIESVPNKGYYVANETKKVLLLLDTFKAYKEVLYHSFVNNLPDNIITDVQFHHYNIDNFKTILNNAAGKYYKYVVMTFNNDEVPSVLADIDNDKLLLIDWSVHSNTSNNYVFQDFGNSFYEALKEAVDVFRKYKELVFLYPTYTYHPIETITYFKKYCELFQFKYQIVTDPNAFSLQKDAAYISTSDRMLGVFLEQCKIKNLEPGVDVGFLSYNETPMKKFIYKGISVISTDFKELGTKAAEFVLQEKPMQYYVPTKLIIRESL
- a CDS encoding xylulokinase, which gives rise to MYYLGLDIGSSSIKAALVEIATGKSLGVVQEPKEEMSMFAQKNGWAEQKPNDWWLHICNAITSLKKQYNVSRTQIKGIGISYQMHGLVLVDKKGEPLRKSIIWCDSRAVEIGNKAFAGIGTEKCASHLLNSPANFTASKLKWVKENEPDIYKKIYKFMLPGDYVAYKFSNKINTTISGLSEGIFWDFKNNSVADFLLEYYGIDKSLVPDIVDTFGIQSLVDEKGEQESGIAAGTPIYYRAGDQPNNALSLNVFNPGEVAATGGTSGVVYAVTDNLSGKESTRVNNFAHVNYSSENKRIGKLLNINGAGIQYRWLLNNLDVNSYEEMNNLASEIPVGSDGVCLIPFGNGAERMLNNKEIGTRIVNMNLNNHHKGHMCRAALEGIAFSFVYGIEILKSDGIKLSVIRAGNDNLFRSEIFANTVATLIQQEIEIYNTTGAIGAARAANLHTGDFESFSKAIMDNDHVMTFMPFKDQKPYLEAYQNWKKELELVLNNQ
- the xylA gene encoding xylose isomerase — encoded protein: MANKEYFKGIKKIQFEGKESDNPLAFKYYNPEQVVAGKKMKDWFKFSIAYWHTFCGQGGDPFGPGTQNFAWDQSSDAIQAAKDKADAAFEFINKMGFDYFCFHDYDLVQEGATFAESEKRLEIITDYIKGKQAESGVKLLWGTANCFSNPRYMNGAATNPDFDVVARAGGQVKLALDATIKLGGENYVFWGGREGYMSLLNTDMGRELDHMGQFLTMARDYARAQGFKGTFFIEPKPMEPMKHQYDFDSATAIGFLKEYGLDKDFKINIEVNHATLAQHTMQHELAVAAKAGMLGSIDANRGDYQNGWDTDQFPNNIQETTEAMLVFLQAGGLQGGGVNFDAKIRRNSTDLEDVFHAHVGGADTFARALLTADKILQSSSYNSLREKRYSSFDGGKGKDFEGGKLELTDLYKIAQENGELSLQSGKQELFENIINQYI
- the xylE gene encoding D-xylose transporter XylE, with the protein product MANSTNSGYLIKLTLVATLGGLLFGYDTGVISGTVGSLDSFFVIPKGMSETAASAFKGFLVSSALIGCIIGGLFGGVISKKLGRKKGLILAAVLFLISALGSAMPEMFIAPIGELDHTFSTVFIVYRIIGGIGVGLASMLSPLYIAEIAPAGSRGKLVSFNQLAIVGGFMVVYFVNYFISRGGGSDAWLNEIGWRWMFASEVIPAGLFLGLLFFVPDTPRSLVLRNKPEEALEVLVKVNGEKEGVKILAEIQDSMNDTSSGSLLSFGWLVIIIGVLLSIFQQFVGINVVLYYAPEIFKTISTGTDSALLMTIIVGVVNFLFTIVAVKTVDKYGRKPLMIIGALGMAIAMLSLGFVFYSGATGYLALFCMMLYVASFAMSWGPVTWVLLAEIFPNKIRGKALAIAVAAQWVSNYLVSLTFPMMNDNSYLTGLFNHGFAYWVYGIMSILAMLFIMKYIPETKGKTLEEMEKLWKK